The genomic segment CCGACAGGCGAAACCTATCGGACAGGACATTGATGCCGACCACGAACAAATCAAGAACGGAGCCGGCTACGACCATTGCTTTGTACTGAACAAGCAGGAAGAGGGCGAACTCTCGTTTGCCGCACGCATCGTTGAGCCGAACAGCGGGCGAACAATGGAAGTATATACGACGGAACCGGGAATGCAGGTCTATACAGACAACTGGGCTGACGGCTACAAGGGACAGCACGGCGCAACCTTCCCGAGACGGAGCGCCATCTGTTTTGAGGCGCAACACTTCCCCGACACGCCCAATCACCCCTATTTCCCATCGGTCGTGCTGCGCCCGAATGAGAAATACAAGCAGAAGACCATCTATCGGTTCGGCGTCGTCAAATAGAAAAAACAATAGGTTTCAATTATTAAAAATAAAAAGATTATGACACAAACTAAAAACAACGGAACCGTCGTGGCTATCATCGCCATGATGTTCCTCTTCGCCATGATTTCGTTCGTCACGAACATGGCGGCACCATTCGGCACCATCTGGAAAGAACATTACGAGTGGGCAGGAATGATGGGTAACATGATGAACTTCGCAGCTTACCTCTTCATGGGTATCCCTGCAGGTATGATGATTACGAAAATCGGCTACAAGAAGACAGCGCTCGTTGCCTTGGCACTCGGATTCATCGGAATCTGCGTACAATATCTGTCGAGCACGCTTGATGCAAATGCCATCAGCACATACATTGTCTATCTGGCTGGCGCATTCATCTGCGGTTTCTGCGTGTGTATCCTCAACACCGTTGTCAACCCGATGCTCAACCTGTTGGGTGGCGGTGGCAACCGTGGTAACCAGCTGATTCAGACCGGTGGCACGCTGAACTCTCTGGCAGGTACGCTGACACCGCTTCTGGCGGGTTCGATGATTGGAACGATTACGAAGGACACGTCGATGACTGCCGTTGCTCCCCTGCTGATGATTGCGATGGCAATCTTTGCCCTGTCGTTTGTCATCATCTACTTTACCAAGATTACCGAGCCTGAGACGGAGAAGTCGGACGCGGTGGCTGGCATCAAGGGAGCGCTGGGTTATCGCCACCTTGTGTTAGGTATCATTGCCATTTTCTTCTATGTCGGCATTGAGGTGGGCATCCCCGGACAGATGATATTCTACCTGAGCGAACCTGGCGGCGTACTGGGAAGTGTTGCCATTGCGGGAACCATTGCAGCTTTGTATTGGCTGCTGATGCTCGTGGGACGCTTTGCCGGATCGTTTATCAGTGGAAAGGTTTCGTCGCGCACGCAGCTTATTGTCGTGTCAGCGGTGGCAATGGCACTGATTATGGTGGCTATCTTGATTCCTGAAAGCAAGACGTTCAACCTTCCCGGCTCTGAGGCGTCGCCTGTTGACTTGGTGCTCTTTAAGTTTACCGGCGGAACGATTCCTGTTAAATGTCTGTTCCTCATTCTCTGCGGTTTGTGCACTTCAGTGATGTGGGGTGGCATATTCAATTTGGCTACGGAAGGGCTTGGAAAGTACACTGCTTCGGCTTCAGGCCTGTTCATGACGATGGTTGTCGGCGGTGGAGTGATGCCGCTTATCCAGAACCTGATGGCTCGCAGTGTGGGCGACATCAACAGCTACTGGCTTGTTGTGGCGATGCTTTCGTTCCTGCTTTTCTACGGCTTGGTGGGCTGCAAGAACAAGAAGTCGGCTGCAGAGTGAATGGTAAATGGGAATAATGACTAAAGCTATATACTATGGTAACGATTGAACATGTAAGGAGTCGGTTCATCAAGCATTTTGATGGGCAGACGGGAAATATCTATTTTGCGCCGGGCAGGATTAACCTTATCGGCGAGCATACAGACTACAACGGCGGCTTTGTGTTCCCCGGAGCGGTGGACTGCGGCATCATGGCTGAGGTGCGACCGAACGGTCTTAACACGGTCATCTGTTATGCGATTGACATGAAGGACAAGGTGGAGTTCAAGGTGGACGACCCCGTTGGACCGCGCACGTCGTGGGCTCGCTACATCTACGGCATTGTGCAGGAGATGCGCAAGCGTGGCGTGGATGTGAAGGGATTCAACACGGCTTTCTCGGGCGACGTTCCTTTGGGCGCGGGCATGTCGTCGTCGGCTGCGCTCGAGAGTTGCTTTGCTTTCGCGTTGAATGACATATTTGGCGACAATAAAGTTGAAAAATGGGACTTGGCGCTTGCAGGACAGGCTACCGAACACAACTATGTGGGCGTGAACTGCGGCATCATGGACCAGTTTGCGAGTGTGTTCGGACAGGCTGGCAAGCTGATGCGCCTGGACTGCCGTTCGCGTGAGTTCGAGTATTTTCCGTTCGACCCCAAAGGCTACAAACTGGTGTTGTTGAATTCGTGTGTGAAGCATGAACTCGTCGGTTCGCCGTACAACGACCGTCGCAATTCGTGCGAAAACGTGGTGAAGCATATTGCCGCCAAGCATCCAGAGGAGAAGTTTGAGACGCTGCGCGACTGCTCGTGGGAGCAGCTGGAAGAGGTCCGCGCAGAGGTTGGCGAGGCGGACTACACACGCGCTCATTTCGTTCTTGGAGAGAAAGACCGTGTGCTGACGGTTTGCGACGCCCTTGTTGCGGGCGACTATGAGACCGTGGGCAAGAAGATGTATGAGACTCACGAGGGGCTTTCCAAGGAGTATGCGGTGAGCTGCGAGGAGCTTGACTTCCTCAACGACATTGCCAAGGAATGTGGTGTTACCGGTTCGCGCATCATGGGCGGCGGCTTCGGCGGCTGCACCATCAATCTGGTGAAAGACGAACTTTACGACGGTTTCATCCGTGAGGCTAAGCGGCGCTATGCCGAGAAGTATGGCAAGGAGCCGCAAGTGATTGACGTCGTGATTGGCGACGGGGCGCGCAGGCTTTGCTAAGCCCCTCCGAAACGACGGCTGTTTACGAACGACGGGCACTCTTCTGCTGAGTGCCCGTCGTCGTTTTGTATAACCCTGCCTGGCGCTGTATTCAATACAGCGAGGCGCACCATTCAATACAGCGAAGCGCTATATTCAACACAGCGAGGCGCACTATTCAATACAGCGGAAAGCAGTCGCGTATGCAGCGTTTTCTGAACGTCGTGTTTACAAGTCGGGCGGCAACAGGATGGCTCCCTTTTTGTAATACGCCGTGCCGACAACCTGCACTGCCTGCTCCACCCACTTCCGCAGTTCTTCCGTCTCTTTCTCGTGCGCTGCCATGCTGAGGAATACGCGGTAGAAAGTCTTTTCGAGCTCGGTCTCACCCACGATGCCGTACACTTGCGCGAGATTGAAGCATGTCGCCAGGCTGTTTTGATTGCGTTTGAGAGCTTCACGCCATGCGAAAATGGCGTTCCACCACTCCCCTTTCTGATAGAATGCCTCGCCCAGTGCGCGCTTTGCGAGGAACATCACGCGTTGGTCGGGCTCCATCGCCTGCACCGCCAATTCAAGGTAGCGGATGCTTTCGTCGAGCGAATCGAGTGCGAGACATACTTCGCCGAGGCGGTAGAGGCATCCCGTGCTCTTGTGACCGTTGATTTCTGCCGCACGCTGCAGGTAGGTCCGCGCCTCGGGAAGCTGCTCGAGGCGGACGTGACACATGCCGATAGAATAATAGATATTGTATGTGGAATCGCCCAAGGCGAGCAACCGTTCGTAGGCTGGCAGCGCACGGACGTAGTCGTTCTGGAAGTAGTAGCTGTCGGCAAGCTGCAACAGCACGGAGAGATTCGTCGAATCGCGCTCGCAATAAGCCTTAGTCAAGGCATTCGCACGCTGTGGCAGATTCACCTCGTCCATGTTATAGACGCGTGCGATTTCAGCCGTCATCTCTGCGTCAAAGGGATACTTCCTCAGCAGCAGCTCGCCCCAGCGCAGCTCGGCAGCCGTGTTCTTGAAATACTTATAACTGTACACGAGCTGGCGCAACGACGTATGCGTCAGACTGTCTTCACTCACCGTCGCAACGCGTTCGAGCAGCGCCACGCAGCGCCTATAGTCGCCGCGCCGGTAGTGACACTCAGCCAAGCCGCGCGCAGCACTGATGTCTGCATACCGCTGCCACGCCTCCTCGTAACAGCCCAGCGCCTCGAAAATACGGTAACTGCTCAGCAGACTATCGCCCGCCGCCACCAACTCGGCACGGCTTTGGGTAACTCCCTGCGCCGCAGCCGCCGTCCAATTCAAGAGCAGGAACGCGATTCCCGCCCACAAGTTCTTGATACTCATGTTGCTTTCGTTGAAAATTATCGTTACTTCTGCCGTAAACCCACGCTACGGAATGAGCAGCGAGCTGTCGCCATAGCTGAGGAAACGGAAGTCGTGCGACAAGGCATAGTCGTAGATTCTGCGCCAATCGCCGTTCACAAACGCACTCACAAGCAAGAGCAACGTGCTCTGCGGCTGATGGAAATTGGTCACCAACGCCTTCACCAACTTATACTCATAGCCCGGCACTATCATGATTTGCGTGCTCGAGTGAAGCACGTCAAGCCCCCGCCTGTCCATATATGCCGCAAGCGCCGCTATCGCTTCCCGAGGCGAAAGCACGCCCGGGCGGTCGTAAGGCTCCCACTGCGCGATGTGCAAATCATGCTCCGCAAGCGACGCATCGGCACTCACCCGGCAGCCCATATAATAAAGACTCTCGAGCGTCCGCACACTCGTCGTCCCCACGGCGATGCACCGACAGTCGTGCCGCAATATTCCGTCGAGGACCGAACGGCGCACGCTGACATACTCAGTGTGCATCTCATGCCCCTCAATCTCCATACTCTTGACGGGCTTGAACGTCCCCGCACCAACGTGAAGCGTCACCTCTGCGCGCTCAAAACCGCCCCTGTCCAACCGCTCCAGCACACTCTGCGTGAAGTGGAGACCAGCCGTCGGAGCCGCTACACTGCCCTTTATCTTCGAATATACT from the Prevotella sp. Rep29 genome contains:
- a CDS encoding MFS transporter, with the translated sequence MTQTKNNGTVVAIIAMMFLFAMISFVTNMAAPFGTIWKEHYEWAGMMGNMMNFAAYLFMGIPAGMMITKIGYKKTALVALALGFIGICVQYLSSTLDANAISTYIVYLAGAFICGFCVCILNTVVNPMLNLLGGGGNRGNQLIQTGGTLNSLAGTLTPLLAGSMIGTITKDTSMTAVAPLLMIAMAIFALSFVIIYFTKITEPETEKSDAVAGIKGALGYRHLVLGIIAIFFYVGIEVGIPGQMIFYLSEPGGVLGSVAIAGTIAALYWLLMLVGRFAGSFISGKVSSRTQLIVVSAVAMALIMVAILIPESKTFNLPGSEASPVDLVLFKFTGGTIPVKCLFLILCGLCTSVMWGGIFNLATEGLGKYTASASGLFMTMVVGGGVMPLIQNLMARSVGDINSYWLVVAMLSFLLFYGLVGCKNKKSAAE
- the galK gene encoding galactokinase, with protein sequence MVTIEHVRSRFIKHFDGQTGNIYFAPGRINLIGEHTDYNGGFVFPGAVDCGIMAEVRPNGLNTVICYAIDMKDKVEFKVDDPVGPRTSWARYIYGIVQEMRKRGVDVKGFNTAFSGDVPLGAGMSSSAALESCFAFALNDIFGDNKVEKWDLALAGQATEHNYVGVNCGIMDQFASVFGQAGKLMRLDCRSREFEYFPFDPKGYKLVLLNSCVKHELVGSPYNDRRNSCENVVKHIAAKHPEEKFETLRDCSWEQLEEVRAEVGEADYTRAHFVLGEKDRVLTVCDALVAGDYETVGKKMYETHEGLSKEYAVSCEELDFLNDIAKECGVTGSRIMGGGFGGCTINLVKDELYDGFIREAKRRYAEKYGKEPQVIDVVIGDGARRLC
- a CDS encoding CDC27 family protein, whose product is MSIKNLWAGIAFLLLNWTAAAAQGVTQSRAELVAAGDSLLSSYRIFEALGCYEEAWQRYADISAARGLAECHYRRGDYRRCVALLERVATVSEDSLTHTSLRQLVYSYKYFKNTAAELRWGELLLRKYPFDAEMTAEIARVYNMDEVNLPQRANALTKAYCERDSTNLSVLLQLADSYYFQNDYVRALPAYERLLALGDSTYNIYYSIGMCHVRLEQLPEARTYLQRAAEINGHKSTGCLYRLGEVCLALDSLDESIRYLELAVQAMEPDQRVMFLAKRALGEAFYQKGEWWNAIFAWREALKRNQNSLATCFNLAQVYGIVGETELEKTFYRVFLSMAAHEKETEELRKWVEQAVQVVGTAYYKKGAILLPPDL
- a CDS encoding S-adenosylmethionine:tRNA ribosyltransferase-isomerase, coding for MDVRHIRISDYDYLLPDGRIAKFPLAQRDRSKLLVYRGGVLSEDVFSELPRYLPTDALMVFNNTRVIQARLHFRKETGALIEVFLLEPVAPADYEQMFQTRDSCAWLCLVGNQKKWKEGELCREVRVGDVNVRLCAVKESDEGGVRVRFEWDCRDVTFAELLEAAGELPIPPYLNRKTEERDKTTYQTVYSKIKGSVAAPTAGLHFTQSVLERLDRGGFERAEVTLHVGAGTFKPVKSMEIEGHEMHTEYVSVRRSVLDGILRHDCRCIAVGTTSVRTLESLYYMGCRVSADASLAEHDLHIAQWEPYDRPGVLSPREAIAALAAYMDRRGLDVLHSSTQIMIVPGYEYKLVKALVTNFHQPQSTLLLLVSAFVNGDWRRIYDYALSHDFRFLSYGDSSLLIP